GTGATGGCATATGTTGTGAAGCCATTTACTATCGGAGATTTGGTTCCTGCTATTGAAATTGCAATTAGCCGACATACTCAGATGAAATCACTTGCCGAAGAGGTTGCCGATCTCCATGAACGACTTGAGACTCGAAAAATTATTGATCGAGCCAAAGGGATTTTGATGAAGGCGCTAAACCTTTCAGAGCCAGAAGCATTTTCTTGGATTCAAAGGGCTGCAATGGACCGCCGCCTGACCATGAAAGAGGTCGCCCAAGCCGTCATTTCCCCTGAGGCCGCCCTGGATAAGTAGCTCGTCCTAGCAAATATGAGCCACAGGAAAATCACCTAATTTCGTGATGCAAAAGTAACCTCCCACGCCGTATTTCGGGCAATTACACCTTGTCTCAACTAGGGGTTGAGCATTACTCTTCTCACCTCCCTGTCCCGGGACACAAGCATGAAAAAACAGGAAGGCAATACATGAACAAGAAGCTCATCAGCGCTCTTGCTATTGCTGCTGCTACAACTCTCGCTCTTGGCGTAGTTGCAACAGCTCCAGCAAATGCAGCAGCGAAGAAGAATGTAACACTCGCATTCCAGGGTCCACTAACAGGTCCTGATGCACAGCTCGGCCAGGATCAATTCCCTGGTGCAGAGTGGGCAATTGCGCTTTACAACGCAAAGAACCCAGCTGTAAAGATCACACTTATCAAGGCTGACTCACAGTGCGACGGAACAGTTGCTGCAAACATCGCTCCTGGTGTTGCTGCTAACAAGGCAGTTATCGGCGTTATCGGAACATCATGTTCTGGTGAAGCACGTAACTCATTCCCTGCATACAAGGCTGCTGGCCTCACAATGGTCGCACCTTCAGCATCAGCTGTATCACTAACAGATCCAAAGGCTCCAGACCGTGGATTCCCAGTCTTCCACCGCGTTGTAGCTCACGATGGTTTCCAGGCACCAGCTCTAGTTCGCTATGCAACTAAGGGTGTCTCATCACCAAAGATCTACCTCGTTGATGACCAGACCACATACGGCGCAGGTCTCATCAAGTACGCAATGGCTCCAGCTAAGAAGATCGGTGTTGCAGGTACAGATTCAGTTCCACGCGGAACTGCTGACTGGACTTCAGTAGCATCAAAGGTCAAGGCTTCAGGCGCTAACGTTGTTATCTACGGTGGTTACACAGTAGAAGCAGCGAAGTTCTTCAAGGCTCTTCGCGATGGTGGATACACAGGTATCCTTGCAGCTGGAGATGGTGTTAACACATCAGACTTCCCAGATCTAGCAGGTAAGGCAGCTGACGGCGTTCGCCTCACAGCAGCAGATGTTCCTTTCGACTCACTTCTAACTGCAGCAGAACTTGCTTCATTCCAGAAGATCACAGGCGTAAAGGTTCCTGGTCTCTACTCAGCAACTGCATACAACGCAGCACAGGTGTTCATCACTTGTATCGAACAGGGCAAGCTAACTCGCCCAGCGATTCAGCTATGCGTTAACAGCCAAACCTTCAAGGGTGCAGGCGGATCATCAATCAAGTTCAACCGTTATGGAGACATCATCGGTGGAGCTGACGTGGGTGGTTACCTCGTAAAGAACGGAAAGATCGTCTACGACGCAATTGCTTAATAAGCACTGCATCTAGTAACACTTTCAATATGTAGTAGGGAGTGGCCATCTTCGCAATACACTGCGGAGGTGGCCACTCCTCATAACACTCTTAGTACCTTCAAAGATCGGTAGATATGAACTTTTCAGTCATAACGACCCAGTTCTGGTCCCTAGTTCTTCAAGGACTTGCCCTCGGTCTGATTTACTCACTTGTCGCACTCGGATACACCATGGTGTACGGAGTTTTGAGACTCATTAACTTTGCAAACTCAGAAGTATTTATGTTGGGAACATTTGCTGTTCTCTGGGTGGAAATTACATTCCTTGGCCATCCAATCAACGCTAAACCGCTGCAAGGTTTCGAGTTGGTTTACACACTCGTCATTGCACTCGTCGGCTCCATGATTGCTTGTGCAGTCTTAGCCGTGCTTGTTGAGCTTGTCGCATATCGACGACTCCGAGCTCGAGGTGCAAATAGACTCGCCTCACTTATTTCAGCTATTGGCGTATCAATCTTTCTTCTTGAAGGCATGCGCATGTACACGAAGTCTCGTCCTGCTTCCGCCCCTCGCTTGCTCGAGAAGTGGTCTTTTGGAGAAATAGCAGGAGCAAACTTCCGCATCGACACAATGCTTGCAATCGTTTCCCCGATTATCATCTTCGTAGCTCTTGATCAGTTCGTTAATCGATCACGACTTGGTAAAGCTATTCGCGCAGTATCGATGTCAGAAGATAATGCGAAGTTGATGGGAATTAACATCAACCGAGTTATCTCTATGACATTCCTTATCGGTGGTCTCACCACAGGTGCGGCTGCTTTCCTCTATACAACCGTCTATGAAAACACAGTCTTTAACGTCGGCTTTAATATGGGTATCGCAGCATTTACTGCCGCAGTTCTCGGTGGAATCGGTAACCTTCGTGGAGCTTTCTACGGTGGTCTTGCACTGGGAATGATGGAGCAGTTCGCTTCAGCAATTCTCGGATCACAGTGGAAGGCAGTAACAGTCTTCGTTATCTTGGTCCTTATCCTTCTCTTCAAACCGAATGGCCTCTTTGGTGAGGCAGTACAGCAGACGAGGACATGATGAATACACTTCGAAACTTTAATCTTCGCGATAAAGGCGCAGAAATCTGGGCAGGCTGGAACCGTCCAGTTCGTACTGTCTTTGTCGTTGCGATGATAATCATCGTGGGTCTGATTCCATTTGCAGCAGATTGGGGTCCTACAAGCTTCCTCAATACACCGATTACTTCATTCCAAAACGTTCTGGTCTATCCAGTTGGAATGTTTGTACTCATGGCACTTGGCCTCAATATCGTGGTGGGAAAGTCGGGACTTCTCGATCTTGGATATGTTGCCTTCTTTGCCATCGGAGCCTACGCACAAGCAATTCTCTCCACGCTTTTTGGGTGGAATACATGGGAGATTCTTCCATTCGGAATTATCTTCGCGATGATTTCAGGTGTGATTCTGGGTCTTCCGGCACTTCGACTTCGTGGCGATTATTTAGCAATCATCACTCTAGGTTTTGGTGAGATCGTTCGCATCGTTGCACTGAATCTCTCTGTGACAGGTGGACCTAACGGAATCGCGGGTATCCCAAACCCTCCAACAATCTTTGGTTTCGAATTCAATCTCATGTTCCCAGAACACTTCTTCTGGTTGGTTTTTGTCATGATCTTGCTCGTAATCTGGATGATTCGCCGCTTTACGGTGCGCCGCCCAGGTCGTGCGTGGGAAGCGATTCGCCAGGATGAAGATGTTGCAGCGCTCATGGGCGTCAACACTTTGATCTACAAACTGTGGTCGTTCGTGATTGGCGCTGCAGTCGGTGGCGCAGCAGGAGTTCTCTATGCATCTAAGGTCATGGTGATCTCACCGGATATGTTCAAGTTTGAAGTCTCAATCTTAATTCTTGCCTGCGTAGTCTTCGGGGGAATCGGAAATATCTGGGGAGTCGTGCTGGGAGCATCAATGCTTGCCTACCTCCCAGAGCGTATTCGCTTCATCTCTGATGCACGTCAAGTGATCTTCGGACTCGTTCTTATCTTGATGATGAACTTGCGTCCAGATGGATTACTTCCACGAAAGAAACGTGAAAAGATTACAGAGAAGAGGTCTATGTAATGTCTGAGAAACTTCTCGAACTTAAGAATGTAACTATTAAATTCGGTGGCGTTACAGCCCTGAATGAAGTTAATTTCCATGTCAATAAGGGTGAAATCTGCGCTCTTATTGGTCCTAATGGTGCAGGAAAGACAACAGTATTTAACGTTGTTACTGGTGTTTATCCAATCACATCAGGTGAAATGATGTTTAAGGGCAAGAGCCTTTCTGGTCTTAAGCGCCATCAAGTTACCAAAGCGGGCCTAGCTCGTACTTTCCAGAACGTCCGTCTCTTTGGAGATATGACCGCACTCGAAAATGTCATCACAGCAACCGATGTCCATAAGAAGACCGGACTCTTACGCGCTTTGATTGGCACTCCACTTAACCGTCGTGAAGAGAAGGAGAGCAAAGAGCGCGCATACGAGCTCTTGTCGCTCATGGGTATAGATCACCGCGCTGATCAACTTGCTAAAAATCTTCCCTACGGAGATCAGCGTCGCCTTGAGATTGCTCGTGCACTCGGAACAGAGCCAGAGTTATTGCTCCTTGATGAACCGGCTGCAGGATTTAACCCTGCTGAAAAGGTTGAGCTAGCAAACCTGATCAAGAAGATTCGCGATAGGGGATACACGGTCCTTCTCATCGAGCACGATATGTCCCTCATCATGGGAATCTCTGACCGCGTTGCAGTTCTCGACTTTGGTTCAAAGATTGCAGATGATCTTCCATCAGTAGTTCAAAACGACCCTCGTGTTATTGAGGCTTACCTAGGAGTGCCAGCAGATGCGTCTTGAAATTAAAGATCTTCGTGTTCACTACGGCAAGATTGAAGCTATCAAAGGTGTTTCAGTTGTCGTAAACCAAGGTGAAATTGTGACCCTTATCGGTGCTAATGGTGCGGGTAAGACAACAATTTTGAAGACTATCTCTGGCCTTCGCAATGTCACTAGTGGATCCATTACTTTTGACGGTGGAGAGATCAGTAAAGTTCCGGCACATGAGCGTGTGGATCTAGGCATCTCACAAGTTCCTGAAGGTCGCGGAATCTTCCCTGGTATGACAGTTCTTGAAAACCTTGAGATGGGTAAGTTCAACCGTAAGAATCGTAAAGCGGAGATGGATGAAGATCTTGATCGCATCTATACCTTGTTCCCACGTTTGAAGGAGCGCACTTCACAAGCTGGTGGAACTCTTTCAGGTGGTGAGCAGCAGATGCTTGCAATGGGTCGCGCACTGATGGCTCGTCCGAAGGTCTTGCTCCTTGATGAGCCTTCTATGGGACTTGCACCTCAGATGATTGCAAATATCTTCCGCATCATCACTGAGATCAATAAGCAGGGCGTAACCATTCTTCTGGTTGAGCAGAATGCACAGCAGGCTCTACAACGTGCTGACCGTGCTTATATTCTGGAAACAGGAAATGTTACAAAGGAAGCAGCAGCTTCTGACCTACTCAATGATCCAGCTGTCCGCGAGGCATACCTCGGAACAGGTGCTCATTAATTACTGATTAATCCTTATTTAAAATGAGGCAGGTTATGCGAGCAGTACAGGTTCGCTGACCTGCCTCGTTTGTTATTACGATCTCATAGACGCAGAGTGTGCGACCAAGTGAGACTGGGGTAGCAACAGCTGTCACATATCCACTCGATGTTGATTTATGGTGAGTTGCGTTGATATCTACGCCCACAACTTTGCGGTCAGGGCCGGCATGTAATTGAGTACCGATAGAACCTAGTGATTCAGCGAGAACAACGTTAGCTCCACCGTGGAGAATGCCTATGGGTTGAGTATTTCCCTCAACAGGCATACGTGCCACCAAACGCTGCGGTGAGACTTCGAGCATTTCGATACCCATCTTGATATCGAGAGCGCCTTGTCCACGTTCTTTGATGATTGCTAAGTAATCAGGTTCACTCATAGTTGCAGAGTTTATATCTATGATGAGTGCCATGGCTACGAAGAGATTGCTCCTTATCGATGGCCATTCCATGGCCTATCGAGCATTCTTCGCACTTCCTGCCGAGAACTTCACAACGGCGCAAGGCCAGCACACCAATGCCATCTATGGCTTTGCAACGATGCTGATTTCCCTATTAAAGGATGAGAAGCCGACTCATGTCGCTGTGGCATTTGATGTCTCGCGCAAGACCTTCCGTACTGAAATCTTTCCTGAATATAAGGCCAATCGTGCCAAGACCCCCGATGAATTTCGTTCACAGATGTCCTATCTACATGAGTTGGTGAAAGGTTTTGGAATCAGCCAATTTAAAATAGAAGGCTTTGAAGCAGATGACATCATCGCAACGATTACAAAGCGTGCAGAGAAAGAGGGTGCAGAGGTTCTCATCTGTACTGGTGATCGGGATAGCTTTCAGCTAGTTACGAAGCAGACGACAGTTCTCTATCCCAAGCGTGGTGTCTCTGAGATGGCGCGTATGACACCGGATGCCGTGCAAGAAAAGTATGGAATGTCGCCTGAGCAATATCCAGATTTTGCAGCTCTTCGAGGAGATCCCAGTGATAACTTGCCATCAATCCCAGGGGTTGGAGAGAAGACTGCATCAAAATGGGTTATTGAATATGGCTCACTGGGTGAGCTTCTTGCACAAGCCGAGAAGGTGGGCGGAAAAGTTGGAGAATCACTTCGCGCCAATATCGATAATGTAAAGCGCAATCGCGAACTTACCCAGCTCATCCATGATGCACCGATGGATTTCACCATTGATGCTCTTGCTTGGAGCGGTGTTGCAGAATCTGATCTCACCTCACTCTTTGAACAACTTGAATTTCGCACACTGAAAGATCGATTGAAAGTTATCTCTGCAGCAGGTGCGCAGACGCCTGCGAAGGAGGAAGCTAAATCATCAGAGCCTGAATTCTCTCTCTTTGGTTCAGAGATTGACTCATCTGTTCTTACATCAGATGAGGTGAGCGCCAAGATTGGTGGGCAGCAAGGTGCAATCTCGATTGCATATGAACTAGTCGATGATCGACTGCATCGTTATGCCATTGCACTGGATAAGAAGACAGCATTTTTAGTTCACTCATCAGAGATGGGGGAGTGGGCGACAAATCCAGCGGTTGAAAAGATAGCCCACGATGCAAAGTCTGTGGCTCGCGATAATGGACTCACAGGAGTTGTCTTCGATACATCTCTTGCCGCATACCTTGTAAATCCTGGAGTTCGTTCACAGGAGGTCAAAGATCTGTTGGAGCGTTGGGGCGATGGCAGTCAGATAGATGAGTCTTCACCTGAACAAATACTGCTCACAACAGCATGTGCACTCTTTGGACTTCGAGATTCATTATCTAAGGAACTTAACGATCGTGGATTAACAAAGCTCTATCACGAGCTCGAACTCCCGATTGCTGACTTATTGGCGTTGATGGAGAACCGTGGAATCGCAGTAGATAAGAAGGGCCTAGAAACGCTTGCCATATTCTTTGATAGCGAAGTAGCCCGTGAGACCAAGATTGCCCATGATGCAGCAGGACATGAATTTAATGTGGGCTCACCTAAGCAGCTACAAGTTGTTCTCTTTGATGAACTTGGTCTTCCCAAGACGAAGAAGATTAAGACCGGTTACACCACGGATGCTGATGCTCTTACGTGGCTCTTTGAGAAGACTTCGCACCCAGTTCTTGCCGCCCTTCTTCGTATTCGTGAGACAAAGAAGCTAGCGACAACTATTGAAGGCTTACTCGTTGAAATTCAAAAGGATAAGCGAATCCACACCCACTTTGCACAGACAGTTGCAGCAACTGGGCGCTTGTCATCTGTGGGACCTAACTTGCAGAACATTCCCGTGCGCACAGAAGAAGGGCGCAAAATTCGTGGGTGCTTCATTGCAGGTAGTGGCTATGACGCACTTCTGACAGCAGATTACAGTCAGATTGAGATGCGCATCATGGCTCACCTATCTCATGATGAACATCTACTGAAAGCATTTGAATCAGGGGAGGATCTTCATGCAACAGTTGCTGCAGAAGTCTTTGGTGTGAAAGCTGCAGATGTTGACCCCGAGATGCGTCGTCAGATAAAGGCGATGTCCTATGGGCTTGCTTACGGTCTGAGTTCTTATGGACTAGCTGTGCAGCTTGATCTGACCCCTCCTGCAGCACAAGATTTGATGGATAGATACTTCGAACGCTTCGGTGGCATTCGCGATTACCTCAAAACTGTTGTCGATGATGCACGCAAAGTTGGTTACACAGAAACTGTTATGGGGCGCCGCCGCTACCTTCCCGATCTCATGCATGACAATCGTCAGAGACGTGAGGTTGCAGAGCGCATGGCACTCAACGCTCCAATCCAAGGATCTGCTGCAGACATCATCAAGCAAGCGATGCTTAATGTGCAGGGAGCACTGGTTGCCGGTAAGTATGAGTCGCGCTTGTTATTGCAGGTTCACGATGAACTTATTTTGGAAGTTAAAACTGCAGAAATTGATGCAGTCTCAGAACTTGTCCGCGAGCAGATGGGTAAGGCATATCCGCTTCGTGCACCACTAGATGTCTCAGTGGGTATTGGAAAGAGTTGGAACGAAGCTGCTCACTAAGTCGTTGTGGGGGAGTTATCTTTCATCGCTGCGAGATCTTCTTCATCTGTTGGAATTCGATCTGCTGCGATAAGCCGAGCTTTGCCTAGTGCGAGAATTATGTATCCGATACCGATACATGCTGTTGTGATCGAGAGTGCGATAGTCGGAGAGAGTTTTTCTGAGATAACTCCTCCAAATGCTGAACCAATAGACATCAACGTTCCTTCAACGGTCCAGAGCCAACCCATCATCGCGGTTGGAGAACCTTGAGGTCGGATCGCCTCCATGACTTCCCAATAGAAGACCATGATTGCTCCACCGAGAAGTCCTAGTAGTGCAGCGGCTATAACCATGGTCCAACCTGGATGGGTGAGCACCATAGGAATTGATGCAAAGAACCAGACGCCATATGTTCTGCGCATTGCACGAAGTGAGGATGTTCGCTTAGAGACGAGCCCTGCAAGTAATCCTCCAATAATGTTTGCAAGGCCCATCGCGGTAAATATCCACGCAGTCATATAGGGGACTTTTTCAATTGTTGTAAATGCAGGTACTGCCACATCAAAGACGCCCCAACCAAATCCAAGGAAACATCCTTCAATCATCAGAAGTTGGAGAGGCTTATGGCGCCAGAGTGGTTGGTCATCTGCAGATTTCTTCTCTGGGATCCAGCTCCGTGAAACTTTTGTGAGCGCAAGTGCTCCGCCACCTAAGAGCATGAGCCCACCACAAATATTCAGCGGCAGAGATGGGCGAGATGAGAGAGCGAGAGATGTCGCGATAACTGGACCAACTACACCTGCAGTACTCATGACTGCGGTATCCATCGCATAGGCGGTGCGCAGATAATTATCAGGAACGATAATCTTCCAAAGAGGGCGTACGGATAAGTTAATTGGGGGAGCGCTTAGCCCCATGACAAATGCAAAGATCAACATCAATGGTTTTGATTCAATTGCATTGAGTGCAAATGCCATACCTGCATATGCTGGAACCATGATTCGAAGCGGCCACGTTTGACCGTACTTATCCATAATGGAGCCACGGATACCGGCAGTAAGGGAACCCGCTGCTGCATTGAGTCCGATTGCAAAACCGGCAAAGGCGATAGAACCAGTTGTCTGCTCTGCTTTAAAGAAGATCGATAATCCCACCATTCCGTATGCAACGCGAGCTGGGAAGCAGGCAAGAAGAAGGCCCCATACATTGGGAAAACGGAATAACTCCATATAGCGCTTCATTGCACCGCAATCCTATGTGCAGTCCTTCATTTCTATGCGGGGATTTGCCTGTAAATCACCCCCACCAATACTCTTAGCCTCCCGATTCACCTGAAGCGGGAAAAATTTCATAGTCCTATCCCTACTACTTTCTATCCCCACGGAGCATCTTGACTACACAAATTGCAATAAATGACATTGGATCAGCGGAAGATTTTCTAGCCGCAATTGAAGGAACAATCAGAAATTTCAGTGACGGAGACCTCGTCATTGGCACAGTCGTTCAAATTGATCGCGAAGAAGTACTCCTAGACGTCGGATACAAGACTGAAGGCGTAATTCCATCACGCGAACTCTCTATCCGCCACGATGCAGATCCAAATGACATCGTTAAGGTTGGAGATAAAGTTGAAGCGCTTGTTCTTCAGAAGGAAGATAAAGAAGGACGCCTAATTCTCTCTAAGAAGCGTGCTCAGTATGAGCGTGCATGGGGCGAGATCGAAGGCAAGAAAGAACGCGATGAAGTTGTCATCGGAACAGTTATTGAAGTTGTTAAGGGCGGACTTATCGTCGACATCGGATTGCGCGGCTTCTTGCCAGCATCCCTCGTTGAAATGCGTCGCGTTCGTGACCTCACTCCTTACATCGGTAAGCAGGTTGAGGCTCGCATCATCGAGCTCGATAAGAATCGCAACAACGTTGTGCTTTCACGTCGCGCATTCCTTGAGCAGACACAGTCTCAGTCACGCACTGAATTCTTGAACCAGCTCCAAAAGGGTCAGGTTCGTTCAGGCGTTGTCTCATCAATCGTTAACTTCGGTGCATTCGTTGACCTTGGTGGCGTTGATGGTCTTGTTCACGTTTCAGAGCTTTCATGGAAGCACATCGATCACCCAGGTGAAGTTGTTGAAGTTGGCGATGAAGTAACTGTTGAGGTTCTCGAAGTCGATTTCGAGCGCGAGCGTGTCTCACTCTCACTCAAGGCAACACAGGAAGATCCATGGCAGGCATTTGCTCGCACTCACACAATTAACACTGTTGTGCCAGGTGTCGTAACAAAGCTTGTTCCATTCGGTGCATTCATTCGTGTTCACGAAGGAATTGAAGGACTTGTTCACATCTCAGAGTTGGCAGAACGCCACGTTGAGATCCCAGAGCAGGTTGTTGCAGTAGATGACGAGCTCTTCGTCAAGATCATCGATATCGATCTTGAGCGTCGCCGCATCTCACTCTCATTGAAGCAGGCTAATGAAGGACATGAAGTCGAGATCGAAGCATTCGATCCAACACAGTACGGAATGTCTGCTCGTTACGATGCTGAAGGAAACTTCATCTATCCAGAAGGTTTCGATCCTGATACTCAGGAATGGAAGCCGGGATATGACACACAGCGCGAAGAGTGGGAGCGTCAATACGCGGTTGCTCAGGAGCGCTTCATGGCTCACAAGAAGCAGAAGGCTGAAGCAAAGGTCGCTGAAGAAGCTGCCGTTGTAGCAGAAGAAGCTGTTGTAGCTGAATAAGTAATTACTAAAGAGGGACTCATTCGGGTCGCGAGCTGATATTTCACTCGCACACCCCGCATGGGTCCCTTTTTAATTACCGCAAAGGTAGAGTTAAGACATGTTGGTTGTAGCGCTCACAGGTGGAATTGGTTCGGGTAAATCAACCGTTGCGCAGAACTTTGCAGAACTTGGCGCACTTGTTATTGATGCAGATCAGTTAGCACGTATGGCTATCGAGCGTGGCACAGATGGATTTGCCGATGTATTACTTCGCTTCGGAGATGAAGTCATCCTCAATGGAGATATCGACCGGAAGAAGCTCGCTGAGATTGTCTTTAGTGATGAGAAAGCCCGAAAAGATCTTGAAGCAATTATCCATCCACGCGTGCAGGCACTTTTTGCCCAAGCAGTTGCAGATCTAGAACTTGATGACATTTTGATTTATGAGATTCCGCTCCTTGTTGAGACAGGGGCTGCTGAGAAATTTGATTATGTTGTCACGGTTGAATCCGATATCGAACTGCGTAAGGCGCGTCTTCTAAAGAAGGGGCTCTACATCTCACAAATTGAAAAGCGCATGGCTTCTCAGGCAAGTGAAGAGGCCCGCACGGCTATCGCTGATGCCGTTATCCGCAACGATGGCGATGAGGATTCCCTGCTGCGTCAGGTGGAAAATCTCTGGGAGAGCGTTCTTCTACCGCAATCGCTAGGCTAACCAGGTGCGCCCGGTAACCGATCTTCAGCGAAAGGTCGCACCTTTTCAGGTCATTAGTGATTATGTTCCAGCAGGAGATCAACCTGCTGCGATTGAAGAGATTACCCGCCGTATCAATGCAGGTGAGCAAGATGTGGTACTTCTAGGCGCCACAGGAACTGGAAAGTCTGCAACGACTGCTTGGTTGATAGAACGGCTTCAACGTCCCACCTTGGTCCTTGCTCCGAATAAGACACTTGCGGCTCAGCTTGCCAATGAATTTCGAGAGCTACTTCCCAATAATGCTGTCGAGTATTTCGTTTCTTACTACGACTACTACCAACCTGAGGCATACGTTCCTCAGACAGATACATTTATTGAGAAGGATTCCAGTGTTAATGATGAGGTTGAGCGTTTGCGCCACTCAGCAACTAACTCACTTCTCACGCGGCGGGATGTGATTGTTGTGGCAACCGTGTCATGT
The genomic region above belongs to Candidatus Planktophila dulcis and contains:
- a CDS encoding branched-chain amino acid ABC transporter substrate-binding protein, with product MNKKLISALAIAAATTLALGVVATAPANAAAKKNVTLAFQGPLTGPDAQLGQDQFPGAEWAIALYNAKNPAVKITLIKADSQCDGTVAANIAPGVAANKAVIGVIGTSCSGEARNSFPAYKAAGLTMVAPSASAVSLTDPKAPDRGFPVFHRVVAHDGFQAPALVRYATKGVSSPKIYLVDDQTTYGAGLIKYAMAPAKKIGVAGTDSVPRGTADWTSVASKVKASGANVVIYGGYTVEAAKFFKALRDGGYTGILAAGDGVNTSDFPDLAGKAADGVRLTAADVPFDSLLTAAELASFQKITGVKVPGLYSATAYNAAQVFITCIEQGKLTRPAIQLCVNSQTFKGAGGSSIKFNRYGDIIGGADVGGYLVKNGKIVYDAIA
- a CDS encoding branched-chain amino acid ABC transporter permease, with amino-acid sequence MNFSVITTQFWSLVLQGLALGLIYSLVALGYTMVYGVLRLINFANSEVFMLGTFAVLWVEITFLGHPINAKPLQGFELVYTLVIALVGSMIACAVLAVLVELVAYRRLRARGANRLASLISAIGVSIFLLEGMRMYTKSRPASAPRLLEKWSFGEIAGANFRIDTMLAIVSPIIIFVALDQFVNRSRLGKAIRAVSMSEDNAKLMGININRVISMTFLIGGLTTGAAAFLYTTVYENTVFNVGFNMGIAAFTAAVLGGIGNLRGAFYGGLALGMMEQFASAILGSQWKAVTVFVILVLILLFKPNGLFGEAVQQTRT
- a CDS encoding branched-chain amino acid ABC transporter permease, which codes for MMNTLRNFNLRDKGAEIWAGWNRPVRTVFVVAMIIIVGLIPFAADWGPTSFLNTPITSFQNVLVYPVGMFVLMALGLNIVVGKSGLLDLGYVAFFAIGAYAQAILSTLFGWNTWEILPFGIIFAMISGVILGLPALRLRGDYLAIITLGFGEIVRIVALNLSVTGGPNGIAGIPNPPTIFGFEFNLMFPEHFFWLVFVMILLVIWMIRRFTVRRPGRAWEAIRQDEDVAALMGVNTLIYKLWSFVIGAAVGGAAGVLYASKVMVISPDMFKFEVSILILACVVFGGIGNIWGVVLGASMLAYLPERIRFISDARQVIFGLVLILMMNLRPDGLLPRKKREKITEKRSM
- a CDS encoding ABC transporter ATP-binding protein, which encodes MSEKLLELKNVTIKFGGVTALNEVNFHVNKGEICALIGPNGAGKTTVFNVVTGVYPITSGEMMFKGKSLSGLKRHQVTKAGLARTFQNVRLFGDMTALENVITATDVHKKTGLLRALIGTPLNRREEKESKERAYELLSLMGIDHRADQLAKNLPYGDQRRLEIARALGTEPELLLLDEPAAGFNPAEKVELANLIKKIRDRGYTVLLIEHDMSLIMGISDRVAVLDFGSKIADDLPSVVQNDPRVIEAYLGVPADAS
- a CDS encoding ABC transporter ATP-binding protein is translated as MRLEIKDLRVHYGKIEAIKGVSVVVNQGEIVTLIGANGAGKTTILKTISGLRNVTSGSITFDGGEISKVPAHERVDLGISQVPEGRGIFPGMTVLENLEMGKFNRKNRKAEMDEDLDRIYTLFPRLKERTSQAGGTLSGGEQQMLAMGRALMARPKVLLLDEPSMGLAPQMIANIFRIITEINKQGVTILLVEQNAQQALQRADRAYILETGNVTKEAAASDLLNDPAVREAYLGTGAH
- a CDS encoding PaaI family thioesterase; translated protein: MSEPDYLAIIKERGQGALDIKMGIEMLEVSPQRLVARMPVEGNTQPIGILHGGANVVLAESLGSIGTQLHAGPDRKVVGVDINATHHKSTSSGYVTAVATPVSLGRTLCVYEIVITNEAGQRTCTARITCLILNKD
- the polA gene encoding DNA polymerase I, which codes for MSAMATKRLLLIDGHSMAYRAFFALPAENFTTAQGQHTNAIYGFATMLISLLKDEKPTHVAVAFDVSRKTFRTEIFPEYKANRAKTPDEFRSQMSYLHELVKGFGISQFKIEGFEADDIIATITKRAEKEGAEVLICTGDRDSFQLVTKQTTVLYPKRGVSEMARMTPDAVQEKYGMSPEQYPDFAALRGDPSDNLPSIPGVGEKTASKWVIEYGSLGELLAQAEKVGGKVGESLRANIDNVKRNRELTQLIHDAPMDFTIDALAWSGVAESDLTSLFEQLEFRTLKDRLKVISAAGAQTPAKEEAKSSEPEFSLFGSEIDSSVLTSDEVSAKIGGQQGAISIAYELVDDRLHRYAIALDKKTAFLVHSSEMGEWATNPAVEKIAHDAKSVARDNGLTGVVFDTSLAAYLVNPGVRSQEVKDLLERWGDGSQIDESSPEQILLTTACALFGLRDSLSKELNDRGLTKLYHELELPIADLLALMENRGIAVDKKGLETLAIFFDSEVARETKIAHDAAGHEFNVGSPKQLQVVLFDELGLPKTKKIKTGYTTDADALTWLFEKTSHPVLAALLRIRETKKLATTIEGLLVEIQKDKRIHTHFAQTVAATGRLSSVGPNLQNIPVRTEEGRKIRGCFIAGSGYDALLTADYSQIEMRIMAHLSHDEHLLKAFESGEDLHATVAAEVFGVKAADVDPEMRRQIKAMSYGLAYGLSSYGLAVQLDLTPPAAQDLMDRYFERFGGIRDYLKTVVDDARKVGYTETVMGRRRYLPDLMHDNRQRREVAERMALNAPIQGSAADIIKQAMLNVQGALVAGKYESRLLLQVHDELILEVKTAEIDAVSELVREQMGKAYPLRAPLDVSVGIGKSWNEAAH
- a CDS encoding MFS transporter; translation: MKRYMELFRFPNVWGLLLACFPARVAYGMVGLSIFFKAEQTTGSIAFAGFAIGLNAAAGSLTAGIRGSIMDKYGQTWPLRIMVPAYAGMAFALNAIESKPLMLIFAFVMGLSAPPINLSVRPLWKIIVPDNYLRTAYAMDTAVMSTAGVVGPVIATSLALSSRPSLPLNICGGLMLLGGGALALTKVSRSWIPEKKSADDQPLWRHKPLQLLMIEGCFLGFGWGVFDVAVPAFTTIEKVPYMTAWIFTAMGLANIIGGLLAGLVSKRTSSLRAMRRTYGVWFFASIPMVLTHPGWTMVIAAALLGLLGGAIMVFYWEVMEAIRPQGSPTAMMGWLWTVEGTLMSIGSAFGGVISEKLSPTIALSITTACIGIGYIILALGKARLIAADRIPTDEEDLAAMKDNSPTTT